A genomic window from Flintibacter sp. KGMB00164 includes:
- a CDS encoding GntR family transcriptional regulator: MLSLDYRDARPIYEQVRDGLRRLVVTGALVQGEKLPSVRAMASTLAINPNTIQRAYEALEAEGYLYSVPGKGSFVAEHTGVDRGRQERLLHTFDQTAAELLYLGLTRDALCTRIANLKGGAAQ, translated from the coding sequence ATGTTAAGCTTAGATTATCGGGACGCCCGCCCCATCTATGAACAGGTGCGGGACGGCCTGCGCCGCCTTGTGGTGACGGGGGCTCTGGTCCAGGGGGAGAAGCTCCCCTCCGTGCGCGCGATGGCCAGCACCCTGGCCATCAACCCCAACACCATTCAGCGGGCCTATGAGGCTCTGGAGGCGGAGGGATACCTGTACTCGGTGCCGGGGAAAGGGTCCTTTGTGGCGGAGCATACCGGTGTGGACCGGGGACGGCAGGAGCGGCTGCTGCATACCTTTGACCAGACGGCGGCGGAGCTGCTGTACCTGGGGCTGACAAGGGACGCATTGTGCACCCGTATTGCAAATCTGAAAGGGGGAGCGGCCCAATGA
- a CDS encoding ABC transporter ATP-binding protein, producing the protein MIQINDVVKSFDGFRALDGLTMKVEEGSIYGLVGPNGAGKSTILRHIMGIYRPDSGSILVHGQNVYENPAIKAEMAAIPDELYYFNSASTRDMMKFYRGLYPQFDDKRYDALREAFPEVDENQPIRRLSKGMQKQSAFWLALCCQPKVLVLDEPVDGLDPVMRRQVWSLLMGDVAQRGTTVLVSSHNLRELEDVCDHVGILSHGKVLLERSLTDLQDNIIKLQLAFQEPGLPPLPEGLNVLHTSQIGRVYTLIVRGDPAQIKERMAALNPILMEMLPLSLEEIFIYELGGEDYAVRDIVL; encoded by the coding sequence ATGATCCAGATCAACGACGTGGTCAAAAGCTTTGACGGCTTCCGGGCACTGGACGGCCTGACCATGAAGGTGGAGGAGGGCTCCATCTACGGCCTGGTGGGGCCTAACGGCGCGGGCAAATCCACCATTTTGCGCCATATTATGGGCATCTATCGGCCGGATTCCGGCTCTATCCTGGTCCACGGCCAGAATGTGTATGAAAACCCGGCCATTAAGGCGGAGATGGCGGCCATCCCGGATGAGCTCTACTACTTCAACTCTGCCTCCACCCGGGACATGATGAAGTTTTACCGAGGTCTCTACCCCCAGTTTGACGACAAGCGCTACGACGCCCTGCGGGAGGCTTTCCCGGAGGTGGACGAGAACCAGCCCATCCGCCGCCTGTCCAAGGGCATGCAGAAGCAGTCCGCCTTCTGGCTGGCTCTGTGCTGCCAGCCCAAGGTGCTGGTGCTGGATGAGCCGGTGGACGGCCTGGACCCGGTGATGCGGCGGCAGGTGTGGTCTTTGCTCATGGGCGACGTGGCCCAGCGGGGCACCACCGTGCTGGTTTCCTCCCACAACCTGCGGGAGCTGGAGGACGTGTGCGACCATGTAGGCATCCTGTCCCACGGCAAGGTGCTGCTGGAGCGCTCTCTCACCGACCTCCAGGACAACATCATCAAGCTGCAGCTGGCCTTCCAGGAGCCCGGCCTGCCTCCGCTGCCCGAGGGGCTGAACGTGCTGCACACCAGCCAGATCGGCCGGGTGTATACCCTCATCGTCCGGGGCGATCCCGCCCAGATCAAGGAGCGCATGGCGGCTCTGAACCCCATTTTGATGGAAATGCTGCCTCTGAGTCTGGAAGAGATCTTTATTTATGAGTTGGGAGGTGAGGACTATGCGGTCCGGGACATCGTTCTTTAA
- the proC gene encoding pyrroline-5-carboxylate reductase: MFSSIGLIGAGTMGSAVLQAAAKGAPDAALYCSNRTPAKAQALAQEVGGQAVDNAAVARTCSLIFLGVKPQMMAGVLADLAPVLAARTDRFVLASMAAGLDGQAIQDLAGGKYPVICLMPNTPVAVGAGVVQYYGVDTTQEELDAFQALMAPAGLVDPIEPHLLPAASGVSGCGPAFCALFIEALADGGVACGLPRAKALAYAAQMVEGTAKLMMEKGLHPGQLKDGVCSPGGTTIQGVRVLEERGFRAAAMDAVIATFEKNKELAK; this comes from the coding sequence ATGTTCTCTTCCATTGGTCTTATCGGCGCGGGCACCATGGGCTCCGCCGTTCTCCAGGCAGCTGCCAAGGGCGCTCCCGATGCAGCGCTCTATTGCTCCAACCGCACTCCCGCCAAGGCTCAGGCCCTGGCTCAGGAAGTGGGCGGCCAGGCAGTGGATAACGCCGCCGTGGCCCGCACCTGTTCTCTCATCTTCCTGGGGGTAAAGCCCCAGATGATGGCAGGCGTTCTGGCCGACCTGGCCCCGGTTCTTGCTGCCCGCACCGACCGTTTCGTGCTGGCCTCCATGGCCGCCGGTCTGGACGGACAGGCCATCCAGGACCTGGCCGGTGGCAAGTACCCGGTCATCTGCCTGATGCCCAACACCCCCGTGGCCGTGGGCGCGGGCGTGGTTCAGTACTACGGCGTAGACACCACCCAGGAGGAGCTGGACGCCTTCCAGGCACTCATGGCTCCCGCCGGACTGGTGGACCCCATCGAGCCCCACCTCCTCCCCGCTGCCAGCGGCGTGTCCGGCTGCGGTCCCGCCTTCTGCGCTCTGTTCATTGAGGCCCTGGCCGACGGCGGAGTGGCCTGCGGCCTGCCCCGTGCCAAAGCCCTGGCCTATGCCGCCCAGATGGTGGAGGGCACCGCCAAGCTGATGATGGAGAAGGGCCTGCACCCCGGACAGCTCAAGGACGGGGTCTGTTCCCCCGGCGGCACCACCATTCAGGGTGTGCGTGTGCTGGAGGAGCGCGGCTTCCGCGCCGCCGCCATGGATGCGGTGATCGCCACCTTTGAAAAAAACAAGGAGCTGGCCAAATAA
- the proB gene encoding glutamate 5-kinase has translation MRIVVKVGTSTLAHATGRLNIRHVEELVKVLSDLKNAGHQVILVSSGAIGMGVGKLNLPGKPSDMPTKQAAAAVGQCELMYTYDKLFLQYNHTVAQVLLTGEDVDHPERRENFENTMERLLELGALPVINENDTIATAEIKVGDNDTLGAIVACCTKADLLVLLSDIEGLYTADPRKDPDAKLIPTVEEVTPEIEALAGGVGSSLGTGGMATKLRAAKMVTAQGCDMVITNGEHPERLYDIAEGKDVGTRFVAHKA, from the coding sequence ATGAGAATCGTTGTAAAAGTCGGCACCTCCACCCTGGCGCACGCCACCGGGCGGCTGAACATCCGCCACGTGGAGGAGCTGGTCAAGGTGCTCTCCGATTTGAAAAATGCCGGCCATCAGGTCATCCTGGTCTCTTCCGGCGCCATCGGCATGGGCGTGGGCAAGCTGAACCTGCCCGGCAAGCCCTCCGACATGCCCACCAAGCAGGCTGCCGCCGCTGTGGGCCAGTGTGAGCTGATGTACACCTACGATAAGCTGTTCCTCCAGTATAACCACACCGTGGCCCAGGTGCTGCTCACCGGCGAGGATGTGGACCACCCCGAGCGCCGGGAGAACTTCGAGAACACCATGGAGCGCCTGCTGGAGCTGGGCGCCCTGCCCGTCATCAACGAGAACGACACCATCGCCACGGCTGAGATCAAGGTGGGCGACAACGATACCTTGGGCGCCATCGTGGCCTGCTGCACCAAGGCCGACCTGCTGGTGCTTCTCAGCGACATCGAGGGCCTGTACACCGCTGACCCCCGCAAGGACCCCGACGCCAAGCTCATCCCCACGGTGGAGGAAGTCACTCCGGAGATCGAGGCCCTGGCCGGCGGCGTAGGCTCCAGCCTGGGCACCGGCGGCATGGCGACGAAACTCCGGGCCGCCAAGATGGTTACCGCCCAGGGCTGTGACATGGTCATCACCAACGGCGAGCACCCCGAGCGGCTCTACGACATTGCCGAGGGCAAGGACGTGGGCACCCGCTTTGTGGCTCATAAGGCCTGA